GGCACTCGCGTTCGGTCTCCGGTCCGCCCGTGCGGGGTCGCTCCGCGGCCGACTCCTCTGGCTCGGTGCGCTCGCGTTCATGACCTACATGTGGGTGTCCATCGGTCTCCAGGTCCCGTTCAACGGCTTCTTCCTGGGCTACGTCGCGCTGTTCGGGCTCTCGCTTTTCACCTTCGTCGGCGGCGTGGTCGGCACTGACGCCGACGCCGTGACCGAGGCAGTCGGGGACGTGATCTCGGAACGCCGCTACGGGGCTGTCCTCGGGCTCATCGCCGCTGGCCTCGCCGCGCTCTGGCTCTCGGAGCTGGTCCCGGCCACGCTCACCGGGACGCCCCCGCTGCTCGTCGAGGAGGTCGGCCCGAAGGCGCTAGTGTCGCACTTCCTCGACCTCGCCGTCGTCGTCCCCGCACTGACCGTCGTCGCCGCCTGGCTCTGGCAGGGCCGTCCCTGGGGGTACGTCCTCGCCGGCGTCGCGCTCGTCTTCGGGGCCCTCCTCGCGCCAGCAATCGCCAGCATGACCCTCGCCCTGTTTCTCTCCGGCGGCGTGACGCTCCCGCTCGTGGCCGTCGTCTTCACCGTGCTCCCGGTACTCGTCGCCGCGGCCTTCGCCGTTCGATACCTCCGTCGGATTCCCGGGCGAGACCGTCTCGCGGGTGCAGACAGCGACCGCTCGGTCTAACGTCTCCCATCAGGATTCCTCAGTTGGCTGCCTGAGCGTCAGCGTCGACAGTCCGGCGAGGACGAGCAGGGCGGCCCCGACGGCGAACGACTGTGACCACCCGAGCCGCGCGACGAGGAGCCCCGTGACCGTGCCGCCGAAGACGCCGCCGGGAATCTTCGCCGCGTAGACCAGCGCGTAGTTCTCCGAGGACCGTGCCCGTCCGTAGTACTCCCCGACGAGCGACGGGAAGATGGCGAACACCGGACTCCGGAAGAAGGCGGTCCCGGCGACCAGGAGGACGAACAGCGCCGGACGCCCCGCCAGCCCGGTGAGTATCGCGCCGCCGAGCGAGAGGCCGCCGAGCACCAGCGAGACGCCGACGGTCCGCTCCCCGCCGACGCGGTCCGAGAGCGTGCTCATGACGATGATACCCAGCGCGTCGGCCAGCGCGACGACCGATGCAACCACCGTCGCCGTCCCGGCGCTCAGACCCAGCCCGGTCGTGAAGCCGACCGACTGGCCGATGAGCATCAGACCCACCCCGTTGACGATCAGCATCACCCAGAACAGCACCCAGAACTGCCAGGTCCCCAGGACGGTTCGCCAGCCGACGCTCTCGACCACGTCGACCGTCTGTCCGGTCTCTGTTCTCCCGTCGGCCGTCTCGGTGCGCTTTGGCGGGTCGCGGACCACCACCGCTGCCAGGAGCCCCAGGCCGCCCACTAGCGCGCCGAGGGCCAGCAGGGTGGCCGTGTAGGAGGCGTCGATACGAGCCCCGACGAGCGGGATGAGGGCGGCGCTCACGGCGCTGAACGCCGTCGTGACGACGCCCATCGCCAGCCCCCGCCGGTCGGTGAACCACTTCACCGGCGTGTTGACGGCGACGGTGTAGGCCATCCCGCTGCCGGCGCCCCCGAGGGCGTAGGCCAGCGCGGCGACCGGGTAGGTCGTCGACAGACCTAGCCCGGCGTAGCCGGCGAACATGCACACCGACGAGACCCCGAGCACCACGCCGGGACCGTACCGGTCACGGATGCTGCCGGCCGGGAACTGGACCAGCGTCTGGGTGACGACGAACAGCGTGAAGACGGTCCCCAGCGCCGCTGGCGACGCACCGACGCGGGCTCCGACGGCGCCGCTGAGCGTCGTCCAGACGAACTGGTAGGTGCCGGCCGCGCCCATCACCCCCGCGGCGACGACGACCAGTACCCACCGGCGCGCTGGCTGTTCCGTGGCGCTGCCGGCCACGTTCAGGCGTCGTCCACGTCAGCCGGTTCCAGTCTGGTCGTACACCAGTGACAGAACTCGAGGTCCTCGTCGAGCTCCTGCCCGCAGTTGGGGCAGGTGTGACCCTCGACGACTTCCGTCGCCTGGTTCTCCTTGGTCGCCATCCAGTAGGCGTCGGCCATGCTGAGCACGGTGATGGCGAGCAACGCCACCGACGCCTCCAGGGGCAGCGCCTGCGAGGCTGCGACGAACGCCTCGACGCTGAGCGCGTCCGGCATGACGTCGCCACCGACCAGCAGCGTCGTCGTGCTGACGACGAGGCCGAACCACAGTATCGCCCGCAACCACTCCCGCAGGTAGACGTGGCCGAGGCCGGGGTAGATGAAGGCGAGCAAAGCGGCGAGCCACGGCCGCTTGCGTCCTGTCTCGGTCATTAATTCCGACTCTGTCACCGACGCCCCTATATCTTCCCCTTCGGCGAGTTACGGCCGATTCGCCGTCGCTGGCGGGTCTTCCGGGGACAGACGTGGGCCTGTGACGCCGTTTGCTTCGACAGTGGTCGCGCGTCTGTCGGACGGCGTCGCTGCCGTCGTCGTCGGGCCGTCACGTTGCGACCGCGCTGTGGGCGGCTTTCACTCACTCGCCGAGAGCCGGGCGATGGTCTCGACGAGCACGTCCACGCCGATCTCCAGTGTCCGCTCGTCGACGTCGAAGGTGGGCGTGTGGTGGCCGCCTGGGTGGTCGGTGCCGATACCGACGAACGTCGCCGTCCCGCCGTGGCGCTGGACCCGGTCCATGAGATAGGTGGCGTCCTCGCTCCCTCCCAGTGCGGCCTCGTGAAGCCGGCGCTCGACGCCGGCGGCGGTTCCCGCAGCTTCGTACACCACGTCGGCGAGTTCGGCGTCGCTCTCGGCGCTCGGCGCTTCGGCCGTCGTCTCGACTCGCCCCGCGCAGTCGTGCATCGCGGCAGCGTGTTCGACCACCGAGTCCGCCCGCTCGCTCATGTACTCCTTGAGTGCGGTGGTCTCGCCGCGGACCTCTCCTCCGAAACGGGCGTGTTCGGGGACGATGTTCGTCGCCGTCCCGCCCTCGACGACGCCGGCGTTGACCCGCGTCGCGCCGCCCTCGTGGCGGCGTATGGCGTGGAGGTTCTGGACGGCCGTCGCCAGCGCCTGGACGGCGTCACGGCCCGAGCCCGGGTGGCGGCCGGCGTGCGCGGACTCGCCCTCGAAGGTCGCGACGAACTGGCGGACCGCGAGAAAGCCGCCGACGCCGGCGACGACCTCGCCGGTCGGGTGGTCGAGCCCGACGTGGATGGCCAGCAGGTGGTCCACGTCGTCGAGGTGGCCACGCTCGGCGACGGGCTTCGCGCCGCCGATGACCTCCTCGGCGGGCTGGAAGAGGACTTTCAGGGTCCCGGCGAAGTCGCTCTCGGCGATGGCTTCGAGGACGCCGACGCCGATGGTCGCGTGGGCGTCGTGCCCACAAGCGTGCATGTACCCCTCGTTGTCCGACCGAAAGCCGCCGTCGGCGGGCGCGTGGCCCGTCTCGTCGCTCTCGCGAATCGGGAGCGCGTCGATGTCGACCCGGAGCCCGACCGTCGGGCCCTCGCCCCGCTCTATGACTGCCAGCGCGCCGGTGAAGCCGCCCTCGACCTGTTCGAGGACGTCCTCGCGGGCACCGGCCTCGCGGGCTCGGTCGTGCCAGCGCTCGAGTTCGGCGTCGTCCGGGACGGCCATGCGGGCCTCGGCATCGAGCAGTTCCGGGCCGACCAGCAGCTCGTCGACGCCGATGCGCTCCAGCTCGTCGACGATGCGGCTGGTGGTGTAACATTCGCACCACGCCGGCTCGGGATACCGGTGGAGGGCCCGCCTGAGCGAGGTGAGTCGCTCGCGTCTGTCGTCGTCCATACCGCCCGTGACGCGCCGGACCGACTTATGACCCGCTGCCGACCTGCTGGCGCTGCTCGACGTCCACTTCGACGTGGACGCCCGCGGGGAA
This DNA window, taken from Haloarcula ordinaria, encodes the following:
- a CDS encoding MFS transporter; protein product: MAGSATEQPARRWVLVVVAAGVMGAAGTYQFVWTTLSGAVGARVGASPAALGTVFTLFVVTQTLVQFPAGSIRDRYGPGVVLGVSSVCMFAGYAGLGLSTTYPVAALAYALGGAGSGMAYTVAVNTPVKWFTDRRGLAMGVVTTAFSAVSAALIPLVGARIDASYTATLLALGALVGGLGLLAAVVVRDPPKRTETADGRTETGQTVDVVESVGWRTVLGTWQFWVLFWVMLIVNGVGLMLIGQSVGFTTGLGLSAGTATVVASVVALADALGIIVMSTLSDRVGGERTVGVSLVLGGLSLGGAILTGLAGRPALFVLLVAGTAFFRSPVFAIFPSLVGEYYGRARSSENYALVYAAKIPGGVFGGTVTGLLVARLGWSQSFAVGAALLVLAGLSTLTLRQPTEES
- a CDS encoding zinc ribbon domain-containing protein, which gives rise to MTETGRKRPWLAALLAFIYPGLGHVYLREWLRAILWFGLVVSTTTLLVGGDVMPDALSVEAFVAASQALPLEASVALLAITVLSMADAYWMATKENQATEVVEGHTCPNCGQELDEDLEFCHWCTTRLEPADVDDA
- a CDS encoding amidohydrolase, translated to MDDDRRERLTSLRRALHRYPEPAWCECYTTSRIVDELERIGVDELLVGPELLDAEARMAVPDDAELERWHDRAREAGAREDVLEQVEGGFTGALAVIERGEGPTVGLRVDIDALPIRESDETGHAPADGGFRSDNEGYMHACGHDAHATIGVGVLEAIAESDFAGTLKVLFQPAEEVIGGAKPVAERGHLDDVDHLLAIHVGLDHPTGEVVAGVGGFLAVRQFVATFEGESAHAGRHPGSGRDAVQALATAVQNLHAIRRHEGGATRVNAGVVEGGTATNIVPEHARFGGEVRGETTALKEYMSERADSVVEHAAAMHDCAGRVETTAEAPSAESDAELADVVYEAAGTAAGVERRLHEAALGGSEDATYLMDRVQRHGGTATFVGIGTDHPGGHHTPTFDVDERTLEIGVDVLVETIARLSASE